In Flagellatimonas centrodinii, a single window of DNA contains:
- a CDS encoding flagellar hook-length control protein FliK — MDLIAAAPTGAPGAPTATPAAGAFGSFLSYWAAGLAAGDPLALSSGLPGVEVSTRATSITSTRTTDPRDIAVDDAGDLLAALRIGQDLLPAVADEPSSAHAEAPVAGGTDVSPPPPGLTAFAPAVPAAAKSPAAALPWSSAMESASVSASEAASVPAHPSVSTSISGAAALPVTSNAPAPGLVASAETSPPAAGGAAPALDPVSRPLLPRSERSGPAAPITSATVAASTAPAAPAAAAASGVRLVGLVSGPNRAVTVSPMSSGDTTAPAATAAGHASESRAPTPSLALTVEAQRSTLSTDDRGVPQPAAADAVSTLTATTSPVGGLPAQSAATAVSLALPPAAALTDRPSLPMEAPASVLAEQVVEMIEQDTWSARLRLDPPALGEVEIKLAVREGQVSMSLSSSDAQARLLLAQSLPELSQQLASRGLQLMGADVGDPSSGRDRAPEKRLSRRASDDPSVEAMTDGDKRRRTTGLMDGFA, encoded by the coding sequence CCGCTGGCGCTGTCATCCGGACTGCCCGGGGTGGAGGTGTCGACCCGGGCGACATCGATCACGTCAACGCGCACGACCGATCCTCGTGATATCGCGGTCGATGATGCCGGCGATCTGCTGGCCGCCTTGCGTATTGGCCAGGACCTGTTGCCTGCGGTGGCGGATGAGCCGTCATCGGCACACGCCGAAGCCCCGGTTGCGGGTGGCACGGATGTCAGCCCTCCGCCACCCGGGTTGACCGCCTTCGCGCCTGCGGTGCCAGCCGCTGCGAAGTCGCCGGCCGCGGCCCTGCCGTGGTCATCGGCCATGGAATCGGCATCGGTCTCCGCATCGGAGGCGGCCTCTGTACCCGCACACCCCTCCGTATCCACATCGATATCGGGGGCAGCAGCGTTGCCCGTGACCTCGAATGCCCCGGCGCCCGGTCTGGTCGCCTCAGCCGAGACGTCGCCGCCGGCCGCTGGCGGCGCTGCGCCGGCGCTCGATCCCGTGTCGCGACCATTGCTTCCCCGATCGGAGCGTTCTGGCCCGGCTGCGCCAATCACATCCGCTACTGTCGCCGCATCAACGGCACCGGCTGCACCCGCTGCTGCTGCCGCCAGCGGCGTGCGTCTTGTGGGGCTGGTCAGCGGTCCCAATCGCGCGGTGACGGTATCGCCGATGTCGAGTGGGGACACTACAGCGCCCGCGGCGACCGCCGCAGGGCATGCGAGTGAGTCGCGGGCACCGACACCGTCCCTGGCGCTGACGGTGGAGGCACAACGGTCGACGCTGTCGACCGATGATCGTGGTGTGCCGCAGCCGGCGGCTGCAGATGCGGTCTCGACCCTGACGGCCACGACGTCGCCGGTTGGCGGCCTGCCGGCACAGTCCGCCGCAACGGCCGTCAGTCTGGCATTGCCCCCCGCGGCTGCGTTGACCGATCGACCGTCGCTGCCAATGGAGGCTCCGGCGTCGGTGTTGGCCGAGCAGGTCGTGGAGATGATCGAGCAGGACACCTGGTCCGCACGTTTGCGGCTGGACCCTCCCGCCCTCGGCGAAGTCGAGATCAAGCTGGCGGTACGCGAAGGTCAGGTCTCGATGAGCCTTTCGAGCAGCGATGCCCAGGCCCGTTTGCTGCTGGCGCAATCGTTGCCTGAGCTGTCACAGCAACTGGCGTCCCGCGGCCTGCAACTGATGGGTGCAGATGTCGGTGATCCGTCATCGGGCCGTGATCGGGCCCCGGAGAAGCGACTGTCGCGTCGGGCTTCTGACGATCCGTCGGTGGAAGCGATGACCGACGGCGACAAGCGGCGGCGTACGACCGGTCTAATGGACGGGTTTGCCTGA
- a CDS encoding flagellar basal body-associated FliL family protein, which translates to MPLEDEDETPDTPPAPPPKRRLRTLIVVTLVAAAVGAGGWYLGHGGLSSGDKAEEIKPPAYHRLEPAFVVNVTDNGTLRYLQVEVQVMSREPEVFAAIDAQGPAIRDALLTLFAGYPYAQLITVDGREQLRNDSLATLRKALADEDRAAAVEAIYFTSFVMQ; encoded by the coding sequence ATGCCGCTCGAAGACGAAGACGAGACCCCGGACACCCCGCCAGCACCACCGCCGAAGCGGCGGCTTCGAACGCTGATCGTGGTCACGCTGGTGGCGGCCGCCGTCGGTGCCGGCGGCTGGTATCTCGGCCACGGCGGCCTGTCGTCGGGCGACAAGGCTGAGGAGATCAAGCCGCCGGCGTACCACAGGCTTGAGCCCGCGTTCGTCGTCAACGTGACTGACAACGGCACCCTGCGCTACCTGCAGGTCGAGGTGCAGGTCATGTCTCGCGAGCCGGAGGTCTTCGCGGCGATCGATGCGCAGGGCCCCGCCATTCGCGATGCACTGCTGACCCTGTTCGCCGGCTATCCGTATGCCCAGCTCATCACGGTCGACGGGCGCGAGCAGCTGCGAAACGACAGTCTGGCCACGCTGCGCAAAGCCCTTGCAGACGAGGACCGGGCGGCGGCTGTCGAAGCCATCTACTTCACCAGCTTCGTCATGCAATGA